In Frankiaceae bacterium, the DNA window ACTGCCCTGATGAAGCGGCGGGTGATGTACATCGAGCACAAGGGCGACGAGCACGACGAGCGCGGCGAGGCGTGGATCGGGTGGGTGACGTTCTCCAAGACCGGTCGCACGGTCTACACCCGCGGGCTGCGGCTCCAGCGCGTGCGCGGCGTCGCCTGCGGCAACGCCGTCGACCTCGACACCGGGGAGACGTACTGGATCTCGGGCCCGAAGAAGGACGGCTGCGACCGGCTGTACGGCAACGCGCCGGTGGAGGTCGAGGCGGACGCGCGCGAGGAGTACCGGAGGCTCACCGGCCGGTAGCCTCGGGCGCATGGAGCCGCCCGAGTACAACCCGTTCGCGCCGCCGGACGAGCACGCGCCGTACCAGTACGGCCCCGCCCCGATCGCGGCGCCCAAGCCGTGGGAGGGGCCGCGCGCCGAGGTGGTCGTCGGCATCGTGATCGCGCTGGTGGCCGTCGTCGGCCTGCTGACGGCGCTGGACCGCAAGCAGCAGGACACCCGCCCCGTGGCCGTGCAGCAGGCGGGATGCGCCGAGATGCGCGACTTCCCGCTGGACATCGACGCGAGTCACAGCGACGGGCTCGTGCAGTACGAGTCCGACCCGCCGTACGGCGGCCCGCACGCGCCGCGGCCGCTGCCTGGTCCGCTCGGGTACTTCGGACGGACGAGCGCGCCAGAGGACGTCGCGGAGCGCGCCGTGCACAACCTCGAGCACGGCTACGTCGTCGTCTGGTACGACGCGGGCGCCAACGACGACTCGATCCAGAAAGTCGCGCGCGAGCTGATCGAGCTCCGCGACCTCAAGGTGCTGCTCGTGCCGTGGCGCGGCGAGGTGCGCGAGGGGCGCCACTTCACGCTCGCCGCCTGGGGCCACCTGCAGTCGTGCGCGCAGCCGACGGCGGAGGCCATCAGGGCGTTCTACGGCGAGCACGGCGGCAACAACGGCGACGCCCCCGAGAAGAGCGTCCTCTAGTTCACCGCGCTCACGGGGCGCGGGCCGGGGCCGATGTACTTCGCCGACGGCCGGATGAGCCTGCCGGTGCGCTTCTGCTCGAGGATGTGCGCCGACCACCCCGCCGTGCGCGCGCAGGTGAACATCGACGTGAACAGGGACGCGGGCACCTCTGCGAAGTCGAGCACGACCGCCGACCAGAACTCGACGTTGGTCTCCAGCACGCGGTCGGGCTTGCGCTCGCGGAGCTCTGCCAGGGCGGCCTGCTCCAGGGCCTCGGCGACCTCGTACCGGTGCGAGCCGACCTCCTTGGCCGTACGCCGCAGCACGCGGGCGCGCGGGTCCTCGGCGCGGTAGACGCGGTGGCCGAAGCCCATGAGCCGCTCGCCGCGGTCGAGCAGCGCCTTGACGTACGCCACGGCGTCGCCCGACTTCTCGACGTCGTCGAGCATCTGCAGCACGCGGCTCGGGGCGCCGCCGTGCAGCGGCCCGGAGAGCGCGCCGGTGGCGGCCGAGAGCGCGGCGGCGACGTCGGCCCCGGTGGAGGCGACGACGCGGGCGGTGAACGTCGAGGCGTTCATCCCGTGCTCGGCCGCGGACACCCAGTACGCGTCGACCGCCTTCACGTGCGCCGGGTCGGCCTCGCCGCGCCAGCGGATCAGGAAGCGCTCGGGGATGGAGGCCGCCTTGTCGATCTCCGACTGCGGCACAGGCGGCTTGTCGACGCCGCGCGCAGACTGCGCGACGAACGACATCGCGGTCACCGAGCAGCGGGCGAGGTCGTCGCGGGCCTGCGCGTCGTCGATGTCGATGAGCTGCTGGAGCCCCCACATCGGCGCCATCTCGGCGAGCGCGGACTGCACGTCGACGCGGGCGTCGCCGGAGCGGTGCGGGATCGGGATCGGCTCGGCCGGGGGCAGCCCGGGGAGGAACGTCCCGTCCACGAGCAGGCCCCAGACGTGCTCGTACGGCTCGACGCCGACGAGGTCCTCGATGTCCACGCCGCGGTAGCGGAGAGAGCTGCCCTCCTTGTCCGGCTCGGCGATCTCGGACTCGAAGGCGACGACCCCTTCGAGGCCCGACTTCACTTCGCTCACTGGGCGTCCCCTTCCGATCCGCTGCGGTCCGTCGGGCATCGTACGGCGGTCGGCGTCCGCGCGCGGCAGGATGGTCCGGTGCCCGCCCCTGAGGACCTCCCGCGCCAGGTCGTCGCGCGCCGCGAGTACGCCGGCGCGGCGCTCTCCGAGGCCGACGTCCTGGCCGACCCGATGGCGC includes these proteins:
- a CDS encoding DUF3105 domain-containing protein: MEPPEYNPFAPPDEHAPYQYGPAPIAAPKPWEGPRAEVVVGIVIALVAVVGLLTALDRKQQDTRPVAVQQAGCAEMRDFPLDIDASHSDGLVQYESDPPYGGPHAPRPLPGPLGYFGRTSAPEDVAERAVHNLEHGYVVVWYDAGANDDSIQKVARELIELRDLKVLLVPWRGEVREGRHFTLAAWGHLQSCAQPTAEAIRAFYGEHGGNNGDAPEKSVL
- a CDS encoding citrate synthase 2 — its product is MSEVKSGLEGVVAFESEIAEPDKEGSSLRYRGVDIEDLVGVEPYEHVWGLLVDGTFLPGLPPAEPIPIPHRSGDARVDVQSALAEMAPMWGLQQLIDIDDAQARDDLARCSVTAMSFVAQSARGVDKPPVPQSEIDKAASIPERFLIRWRGEADPAHVKAVDAYWVSAAEHGMNASTFTARVVASTGADVAAALSAATGALSGPLHGGAPSRVLQMLDDVEKSGDAVAYVKALLDRGERLMGFGHRVYRAEDPRARVLRRTAKEVGSHRYEVAEALEQAALAELRERKPDRVLETNVEFWSAVVLDFAEVPASLFTSMFTCARTAGWSAHILEQKRTGRLIRPSAKYIGPGPRPVSAVN